The genomic stretch CTTGTTCAGCCTCTCTCACAGCCATCGACATCGGTGTAGGCAGCGCAATTAATCACAGTCTCGACGTCGTAATCGTCGACGATTGTTGCCACATGCTCCGTGTCTGTGATGTCCATTTCGTGGAGCGGAATCTCGAATTCTGGAGGTTCTGAATGGTATCCACCGACTACCATGTCGCCTCGATCACGGAGCGTCTTGATGACCACGCTCCCGAGTA from Haladaptatus sp. QDMS2 encodes the following:
- a CDS encoding sugar nucleotide-binding protein, translating into MYTLVTGANGLLGSVVIKTLRDRGDMVVGGYHSEPPEFEIPLHEMDITDTEHVATIVDDYDVETVINCAAYTDVDGCERG